The Desulfovibrio sp. G11 region GGCTGTATTTCGGCCCAGGAAAAGGATTCTCCTGTGGCCGTGACCCCTCAGTGCCGGCTGGCTTTTACGCCGGATCCGAGGGAAGTGGCCGAGGTCATGCACATCCATGCCGGGCGTGAAAGCCGCGCGCCCATCTATTCTTTCGGTCAGGGGTGTGAGGGTGACCCGCTCATGAATGCGGACCTGCTGGAAGAAAGCATACGCCTCTTCCGTTCCGGCGGCGGCGCGGGAACCGTCAACTGCAACACCAACGCCTCGCGGCCGCAGGCTGTGGCCCGCCTGGCAGAAGCCGGGCTGACCAGCATGCGGGTCAGCCTTAACAGCGCCCGTCCTGTTCTGTATGAGCGCTATTACCGCCCGGTGGACTACTGTTTGGATGATGTGAAAGAATCCATACGCGCCGCCAGAAGCCGCGGAATTTTTGTGGCCCTGAACCTGCTGTTCTTTCCCGGCATCACAGACACGGAAGAAGAGCTTGACGCCCTGGCGCGGATGGTGGGCGAAAACGGTGTGAGCATGATACAGTGGCGCAACCTCAACATTGACCCCGAATGGTACTTCAGGCTCATGAACGGGGGCGAAGGTTCCGGCGGCGGGCGGCTTGAGTTTTCGCCCAGCATGGGGCTGACGCAGTTCATGAAGCGGTTGAAAAAGCTTTGTCCCTGGCTGCGTTACGGCTATTTTAACCCGTATGTGGGAGACAGGGCCGAACTTGAGGCGCCTGCGCCCGGTGACTGGAGCATGCCCGCGCCCCGTGCCAAAGAAGGGGCCTTGGCACCCGGTGAAAGTGCGGACGGCAACGCGGGTAGCGCTGCAGGCGAAAATTCCTGAGTGCTTTTTTTGTTTTTTGTGAGCGCGATCACAGAATTGTGCACACATTTTCATATGGTAAAGACGCTGGCTGGCCGGCGTCTTTACTGTTTCAGGCCTTCATCTCTGCATAGGTCGCTTGCCGTGCAGCACAAACCGGGCCGGAAGTGTGCTCCCGAGGGAAAAGTTTGTATTTTCGGCTGCATGGTCTTGACATGGGAGTGGAAGGTATTTATCTCAGTTGAAAATGAATTTCATTTTATAATTGTCCGGCCATAGCCGGAAGGAGCGTATCATGAGCAAGGTTTTGATTCTCTTTGGTTCCAGCACCGGCAATACGGAAAGCATCGCGCAAAAGCTGGAAGAGCTTGTAGCGGCTGGCGGGCATGAAGTGACCCTGCTGAATGCCGCCGAAGCGTCGGCCGACAATCTGGCAGACGGTTATGACGCCGTGCTCATGGGCTGCTCGGCCTGGGGCATGGAAGATCTGGAACTGCAGGATGACTTTGCCCCCCTGTTTGACGAAATGGAAAACATGGGCCTCAAGGGCAAGAAGCTGGCCGCCTTTGCCTCGGGTGATATGGAATATGAGCATTACTGCGGCGCGGTGCCTGCCATTGAAGAAAAGGCCAGGGGGCTGGGCGCGGAAGTCATCTGCGAAGGCCTCAAGATAGAAGGTGATGCCTCCAGCGATCCGGATGCCGTGAGCGCCTTTGCCGAAGACGTGCTCAAGAAGCTGTAGGCGTCGGCAGGCCTGACCGTATCGGCCGTTCGCGCGGCGATACGCGGTGGGCGGAGCCACAGGCGTCGTCAGACCCAGGCACCATCCTGCGGCGAAAAAACTTCGGATGTCCCGAAGATGGGGCCGTACGGCAGACGGCCCTTCGCAAGGCCCGGAACTTTTTTTGAGGTTCCGGGCCTTGTTCCGTAAAAAAAATAT contains the following coding sequences:
- a CDS encoding radical SAM protein, with the protein product MAAQHIEPHLVMADEQGNIYDDERLLMVCRRGAQWGLPRPDELMPLPEESEFFLLPGRQAVGLDPDSGEIVQPEGEAQLAVAAFAAPAHTISAHPAYTSGPGAPLLPLFAYGAVGFARGRFYVCARRVDADQRQVFSRIPRHRIEQGARRLLRDYPGNRLVRHILDNCVARYDCPAARNFALGRYEAPLPTSRACNARCVGCISAQEKDSPVAVTPQCRLAFTPDPREVAEVMHIHAGRESRAPIYSFGQGCEGDPLMNADLLEESIRLFRSGGGAGTVNCNTNASRPQAVARLAEAGLTSMRVSLNSARPVLYERYYRPVDYCLDDVKESIRAARSRGIFVALNLLFFPGITDTEEELDALARMVGENGVSMIQWRNLNIDPEWYFRLMNGGEGSGGGRLEFSPSMGLTQFMKRLKKLCPWLRYGYFNPYVGDRAELEAPAPGDWSMPAPRAKEGALAPGESADGNAGSAAGENS
- a CDS encoding flavodoxin; this translates as MSKVLILFGSSTGNTESIAQKLEELVAAGGHEVTLLNAAEASADNLADGYDAVLMGCSAWGMEDLELQDDFAPLFDEMENMGLKGKKLAAFASGDMEYEHYCGAVPAIEEKARGLGAEVICEGLKIEGDASSDPDAVSAFAEDVLKKL